One segment of bacterium DNA contains the following:
- a CDS encoding chromate resistance protein ChrB domain-containing protein has protein sequence MKWITREHVMVDRVACPWLIKKFVDADAEFLFVPTDKVMEAAKKENATPFDVAGVELGHHVGHCSFEAIVAKYRLEDPAIQLMAKVVHGADVEVDLFGRPEAPGIKAIAKGFRLIGLKDDHEILEREFIVYDALYAYFQQQTGSTPTH, from the coding sequence ATGAAATGGATTACCCGTGAGCATGTGATGGTAGACCGCGTGGCCTGCCCGTGGTTAATTAAGAAATTTGTGGATGCCGACGCGGAGTTCCTGTTTGTCCCGACCGATAAGGTGATGGAAGCCGCCAAAAAGGAGAATGCCACGCCCTTCGACGTGGCCGGAGTGGAACTCGGCCACCATGTGGGGCACTGCAGCTTCGAGGCGATTGTGGCCAAGTACCGTCTCGAAGATCCGGCCATTCAACTTATGGCCAAGGTCGTGCATGGGGCCGACGTGGAGGTGGATCTGTTTGGGCGGCCCGAAGCGCCGGGGATCAAGGCCATTGCCAAGGGCTTCCGCCTGATCGGCCTCAAGGATGACCACGAGATTCTGGAGCGGGAATTCATCGTCTACGATGCACTCTACGCCTACTTTCAACAGCAAACCGGCTCTACACCGACCCATTAA